From Acinetobacter sp. ASP199, the proteins below share one genomic window:
- a CDS encoding TIGR03862 family flavoprotein, which produces MSKRIAIVGAGPAGLMAAEVLSQQDYEVHVYEQKPSAARKFLMAGKTGLNISHAEPVEQFVQRYDQAEWLAPWVKRWDAIWIQEWMQGLGIEPYIGSSGRVFPTEMKAAPLLRAWLKRLAEQGVQFHYRHQVTQLKQNQLELLDLKTDEPRTELFNAIILACGAVSWSKLGSDGKWQAWLQTEEIEPFQASNAGVEYPWSKFMQPVFGQPLKRVEAWVEGSDKTMGDIVISYYGLESGLIYKQGRGLREQVKCGQPMQLYLDLFPDQSTVQLAKKLQLSKKQSLSNVWRKAGLEGAKAALVRELVAKEIWQDAERLAQQIKQLMIPLTGFRPIEEAISCAGGVKCDVLTGHLQLKSNPQVFLCGEMLDWDAPTGGYLLTACMATGRAAGEGVQHYLTQD; this is translated from the coding sequence ATGAGCAAACGCATAGCGATTGTCGGAGCAGGTCCGGCAGGGCTGATGGCAGCTGAAGTACTGAGTCAGCAGGATTATGAAGTGCATGTCTATGAGCAGAAACCGTCTGCTGCACGCAAATTCCTGATGGCAGGTAAGACTGGCCTGAATATCTCGCATGCTGAGCCAGTGGAACAGTTTGTCCAGCGTTATGATCAGGCTGAATGGCTGGCACCGTGGGTAAAACGCTGGGATGCCATCTGGATCCAGGAGTGGATGCAAGGCTTGGGTATTGAACCTTATATCGGTTCTTCTGGGCGGGTGTTTCCAACCGAAATGAAAGCAGCTCCGCTATTACGTGCCTGGTTAAAACGTCTGGCCGAGCAAGGTGTACAGTTTCATTACCGCCATCAGGTGACCCAGTTAAAACAGAATCAATTGGAACTGTTAGATTTGAAAACTGATGAGCCACGAACAGAACTCTTTAATGCGATTATCCTTGCCTGTGGCGCGGTATCCTGGTCTAAACTCGGTAGTGATGGAAAATGGCAGGCCTGGCTACAGACAGAAGAAATTGAACCTTTTCAGGCCAGCAATGCCGGGGTAGAATATCCATGGTCCAAGTTTATGCAGCCCGTTTTTGGTCAGCCACTCAAACGGGTCGAGGCCTGGGTGGAAGGCAGTGATAAGACGATGGGCGATATCGTTATCAGCTATTATGGTCTGGAAAGCGGTCTGATCTATAAACAGGGGCGAGGCTTACGTGAGCAGGTCAAATGCGGTCAGCCAATGCAGCTATATCTGGATCTATTCCCCGATCAAAGCACAGTGCAACTGGCGAAGAAATTACAGCTAAGCAAGAAACAATCTCTAAGCAATGTCTGGCGTAAGGCAGGACTGGAAGGCGCCAAAGCTGCACTGGTACGTGAGCTGGTGGCGAAAGAGATCTGGCAGGATGCTGAACGTCTGGCACAGCAAATCAAACAGTTGATGATTCCCCTAACTGGCTTCCGTCCAATTGAGGAAGCGATTAGCTGTGCCGGTGGCGTGAAATGTGACGTTCTGACTGGACATTTGCAACTTAAATCTAATCCTCAGGTTTTCCTGTGCGGGGAGATGCTGGACTGGGATGCACCCACCGGTGGTTATTTACTCACTGCCTGTATGGCAACAGGTCGTGCGGCGGGTGAAGGTGTGCAGCATTATTTAACCCAAGATTAA
- a CDS encoding class I SAM-dependent methyltransferase, with translation MTQSLHPAAKQGFSSAAERYQQVRPSYPEALVPWLQQQLGLTTDAQLLDLGSGTGKFLPQLKFISSHILAVDPVAEMLTQLKRVHPDIPTLQAMSDALPLENASIHAVFCAQSFHWFANLDSLKEIHRILKDRGYLVLIWNQRDVNVGWVKALADFILPMEGDTPRYHSGQWHDVFQDQQLFRPVAETTLQQIHSGTVEQVVSKRLLSTSFIAAQPDDVQQQLKSQFEQIVLAHTGKQPDEQIDFPYVTHVYIFQKIPTP, from the coding sequence ATGACACAATCATTGCATCCTGCTGCAAAACAGGGGTTTAGCAGCGCTGCTGAGCGCTATCAGCAGGTGCGCCCAAGTTATCCTGAAGCATTAGTGCCCTGGTTGCAACAGCAGCTTGGCTTAACTACGGATGCCCAACTACTTGATTTAGGGAGCGGTACTGGCAAATTTCTGCCCCAGCTGAAATTCATCAGTTCACATATTCTGGCAGTTGATCCTGTCGCGGAGATGTTAACGCAACTCAAGCGGGTTCATCCAGATATTCCGACCTTGCAGGCGATGAGTGACGCCCTGCCACTGGAGAATGCCTCGATCCATGCCGTGTTTTGCGCACAATCTTTTCACTGGTTTGCCAATCTGGATAGTTTGAAAGAAATCCATCGGATACTGAAAGATCGGGGCTATCTGGTACTGATCTGGAACCAGCGTGATGTTAATGTCGGCTGGGTCAAAGCTCTGGCAGATTTTATTCTGCCGATGGAAGGTGATACACCCCGTTATCATAGCGGTCAGTGGCATGATGTATTTCAGGATCAGCAGCTGTTTCGCCCCGTAGCAGAAACAACCTTGCAGCAGATCCATTCAGGCACTGTGGAACAGGTGGTTTCCAAACGTCTGCTCTCGACCAGTTTTATTGCCGCCCAGCCTGACGATGTACAACAGCAACTGAAATCTCAGTTTGAACAAATCGTTCTAGCGCATACTGGCAAGCAGCCTGATGAACAGATTGACTTCCCTTATGTCACCCATGTTTATATCTTTCAAAAAATTCCAACGCCTTAA